The genomic interval GAGGTATTCCTAAAAAGGTAATTTTACAGCcaagaaaattaattcaaagaaattaaGAGTCATTGGCCAAGTCCTTCCTCAGTGAGCAAGACTCCTGGAGAGCCGTGAGTGACCTTACTTTGAGTGGAGACACTGCATTTGTGGCCTGCAAGCCCCATGTCCGGAGCAGCACCAGCGGAGCGGCCCTGGTGGAGTAAAGCCTTTTCAGTAGGTCAGTAGCAGCCAGAAGAGCAGTGTTGTGACGCTGTCGATCTGTTTCATAACCTGTGAGATGGCTCATAGAgcctggaggaaggaggaaaggtgTAACTCTCTGATCTTACAATGAAGCTGTTCCCCAGTAAGCCAGACACACTGATGCCTACCACATCTGGCTATGGAGGGGCATTCTGGAGCCCGATCTTCCCTGACTGTATGACCTCCGGAACTTCTGATGCACCTGAATCCTTACCTAAGTCCTTCCCGTTGAAGGCTGCAGCACTGAGGTGACGGACCAAGCTGGAGACATCCCCGAAGCCCATGTTGACACCTTGTCCTGCAAGTGGATGGACTCTGTGCGCTGCATCCCTAAGAGGAAAGCAGAGCTCAGGTACGGCCTCCTGCagcacagtgagaagacagcccTGCCCCGTCGTCATCTTACCCGATGAGAGCCAGCCGCGGGCGGACATACTCGGCAGCATGTCCCAAGCCAAGTGGAAACAGCACTCGGCTTTTGGCATCCACCCGGGCTACACTTGGGGGCATCTGGCGAGCGGAGACCTTCGTGGGCTTCAGAAAGGCGACAGCGGACTGCAGCAGGCTGCCCGCCGCGTCGATGAGGTCCGTGTGGTTGGCATCACTCCACTGAGCCGCATCAGCCACAAACAGTAGAGATTCACCAGTGATgaaaagggaagtaaaaaaatcaccaagaaaaCCCATTTTATCACTAAAGCCAAGTATTAATAGTACCTAAAAGCCTAGACTGATGTAGACCACAGGTGGCACACCCCgtaagcaaaggcaaaaaaacaCAACTTCCTACCTTTCCCCACAGGTTTTAGAATCAAGCCAAACTGCCCCCGAGCTGCCCCTGCCCACCTGTGGGCGTCCACCCTGCCCTGCACTTCACCTTAACCCTCCAAAACCATCCAGCAGCCACAGCGGAGCTCATTCGACGACATCCTCgcccctgcctttcctccctgtGCTTAGAACGTCCTTCTAATTCGCCGGGATGACCCCTCGGAGCACCAAGAAGCTGTGATCCTCCCTCCAAACCCTCCACTGTGTGtttccctcctctgtgcttccATCAACATCCTGTGACTACTTTCACCAGTTGTTGCTTCAGTAGCTTCCTCCCTCACTAGACTGTGAGCTTCCTGAAAGCAGGACTGTGTCTCATCTGTCTGCCTCCAGACTCCCACCTAGAAGGCGCGCGGGACGTGTCCATGATTGCCCTGCAGAAGCCCGTGGCAGGAGCACATGCGAACTGACCAGCAGGGCAGCCTTCACCATCTGCCTTGGAAGCCACTTAGTGTGTTCAGTTCCTGTCACTCCTGTTGCTGCTCTAGAGCAGGGAAGCCCAAGTTCTTCAGTCTAAACGACTGGAAGTCACTAGTGAGGTGGCAGTTTGGTGGTTAAAACCACAGGTTCGAGGGGCCAGCCTGACTGCCAATCCCAGCCTTACCCCCGGCTCTCTGACCTTGGGCAGATAGCTACAAGCATGGTAACAGCGCCCTCCTCGATGGGTCACTGCATTAAATGGACAGGTGCAACCCTTCGCCTGTGCGTAGCACACAATAAATGTTCAGTGAATCTTACTGATTGTTACTATTAGTTGAATTCAGATATATGTGGTGCTTAAGCTCCGAAATTACTGCTGCCAACATTGAAGGCTGTGTCTACTCCAGAATAATTGTTaccatttgttgagcacctacaaTATACTAGGTGTGCTCCAAGCATCTTACATCAATTCTCTCATTTGAAAAATCTTTaggctcggggtgcctgggtggctcagtgggttaaagcctctgctttcggctcaggtcatgatcccagtgacctgggattgagccccgcatcaggctctctgcacggtggggagcctgcttcccttcctctctctctgcctgcctctctgcctgcctctctgcctacttgtgatctctgtcaaataaataaaaatataatctttaaaaaaaataagtaataaaaatctttagacttttattattgttattaaaccCTGAGAGGCTGGTGATACTATTTCCATTTCCTAGGAGATTAAAAGGCAGAAGCAGTACTAAACCCATGTGTCTACAAGACTTTCTCTTAAGCTCCCTGCTAAACTGTGCTCAGCTCCTTTAAGAACATGTCTAATGAATCAGGCTTCAAAGGTTCAGGTACTTCAAACCTAGTACAGCTATTCAGAATTAGTCAAGTAGTTACAGCTTCAGAAAAAAGGGCCAATGCTAACTACTGCCCAGGCAGCTGTTACAGTCAGCGCAGCAGCAGCCCACAACCGTCAAAAAAGCACAGAAGTTATTAATTTACgctgttttgcatttccctgaatgCCCTCCCGTCCACATAGCCCAGATCAAAACCTACAGTTACTATAGGGGCTGCTGGTTGgttattcctttttccttcatcaAAACCACCTTTCTGTATCTCCCTGCAACCCAGCAGGACATGCTCATACTCACGAAGGCAGAGTTAACGGTATCCACGAACTTCTCTTCATCCATGCCGACAAGCTCCGCTGCATGTTCATGGGATGTGGACCAGACCAAGGAACTCAAGGTGTCTGAGAGCTGCGTCAAATGAACATCAATAGTagagcgcctgcgtggctcagtcggatgattttggctcagatcatgatctcagggctgggagatcgagccccaggcagggctctgtgctcagcagggagacggcttgagatcctctccccacgcccctcccctcacttgcaaGCACCcaggtccaaaaaaaaaaaagaacatcaataCTAAGGGCAAGACTTCTGTTCTTGGGAGCTCTCAGGCTTGAAGGGAGTAACGGGAAACAAGGGGAAACAAAGTTAGCCTGGGCATATTCCCTCgaaaccagaaaaagactgaCAGAAGGTGAAGCCCTAAGAGAGGAAGGCTGGGCGCGCTGAAACAGACTGATCCGCTGGAAGGACTTCTTACCGGGAGCAGAGCAATGGGCCCCGACGGAAGGAATCTCTGCCAAGCTACGTTGTTTTCTGTGGCCTACGACAGAGGAAGCGTTCTCACGAAAAGGACTTAGTACCCACAGAACACGAGCGGGGGCCCCAGCTGGTGGGCTCAGGCTCTCACCTCCGACAAGTGCAGAGTAGCCACGACAGCAGACTGATCGTAGCTCCAGCTGACATTCTGAATCCCAGCAGCCTGCCGCACGCCTGAGTTGTGACCATCTGCACCAATCTGCGTGGAAACGAGTCTGTCAAGTCTTAGAACTCCTTAATACCCGGAACCGTTGCAGAAGTGTGTCTCTGTCCCCTTCAGTTCTCTCTAGTTCCAACTCTCATTCACAAGCTCGGCGGCGGCGGGCAACCTGTCATCACGCCCACCTCACTCACAGCCCCTGGAGGGGGCAGCCTTACGTATGGAACCCCAGTGTCAACTAATGGACCAAAGCCGGACCTCAGCCCATGAGGTGCCAGCCATAGGTTAACTTGGCCAGATTCTCTTGATATTTGACCTAGAAGTTAACGAGGCAGGCGCCGGAGCTGAACAGTCCTGCTGGAAGGTTAGGAATGGCTGCCCAACAGAAGGGGAAGCTGGCGCCTGGcgcacagagagagacagagagacaggggaagcgtAGGAGGTGAAGGGACTCCAGGACTCCTGCGAGGGCAAGAACCGCCAGCACTGCTGCTGCCGTTCCTGCGTCCCTTTTCTTTCAAGACCTAAGATGGTCCAGGAGACTGCTTCCGATAccgaatttatttttttttccccaagatttttatttatttgatagagtcacaagtaggcagagaggcaggcagagagaggatggggaagcaggctccctgctgagcagaaagcccggtgtggggctcgattcctgggccctgggatcaggacctgagccgaaggcagaggctttaacccact from Mustela erminea isolate mMusErm1 chromosome 5, mMusErm1.Pri, whole genome shotgun sequence carries:
- the COQ6 gene encoding ubiquinone biosynthesis monooxygenase COQ6, mitochondrial, with protein sequence MAARLAVSRWRAAPAAAGRGPLLSCRRWSGAKADTLYDVVVSGGGLVGTTMACALGHDIHFSDKKILLLEAGPKKVWEKLPETYSNRVSSISPGSATLLSSFGAWDHICNMRYRAFRRMQVWDACSEALIMFDKDNLDDMGYIVENDVIMRALTKQLEAASDRVTVLYRSRAVGYTWPYPFTMADSSPWVHITLGDGSTLQTKLLIGADGHNSGVRQAAGIQNVSWSYDQSAVVATLHLSEATENNVAWQRFLPSGPIALLPLSDTLSSLVWSTSHEHAAELVGMDEEKFVDTVNSAFWSDANHTDLIDAAGSLLQSAVAFLKPTKVSARQMPPSVARVDAKSRVLFPLGLGHAAEYVRPRLALIGDAAHRVHPLAGQGVNMGFGDVSSLVRHLSAAAFNGKDLGSMSHLTGYETDRQRHNTALLAATDLLKRLYSTRAAPLVLLRTWGLQATNAVSPLKEQIIAFASK